CCGATGCCCCCGAGCAGCACTACGCCTCCCCAGCCTCAGGCTAAGAGCAAGTCCTGTGAATTTTGTGGGAAAACGTTCAAGTTCCAGAGCAATCTCATCGTCCACCGGCGCagccacacaggagagaagccctACAAATGCCAGCTCTGCGACCATGCCTGTTCCCAAGCTAGCAAGCTAAAACGCCATATGAAAACGCATATGCACAAAGCTGGGTCCATGACAGGGAGGTCGGATGACGGATTGTCCGCCACAAGCTCCCCTGAGCCCGGCACAAGTGAGCTCACTGGGGAGGGACTAAAGTCTAGTGAGGCAGACTTCAGGAACGAGAGCGATCCTTCTCTAGGCCACGacaatgaagaagaggaagaagaggaggaggaggaagaagagctggAAAACGAAAGTAGGCCCGAGTCCAGCTTCAGCATGGACTCGGAGCTGAGCCGTAACCGAGAGAACGGTTCCAAATCGCTGCCAGATGAAAAATCCCTCGTCCTAGGGAAAGTGATAGAGAATGTTAGCCTTGGTACCATCCAGCAATACAGCGACATGTTGGCTGAGAAGCAGAAAAGGAGCGGCTTCATGAAGAGGTCCTCTGACCAGCGAGACCTCTGCCCCCGAGACCTTTGCCAGAGAGACACCGGCGACGAAGACTCGGTAGCTGGAGAACTTGACCGTACTGAGGAGGGGACAGTCAACGGGAGGAACTTTGGTCCCGGAGAGCCTTTCCCCGGCCTGTTCCCTCGCAAGCCCACCCCCATCACAAGCCCCAGTTTAAACAACTCCTCAAAAAGGATAAAGATAGAGAAAGATTTGGACTTGCCACCAGCAACAATAATCCCTTCTGAAAATGTTTACTCGCAGTGGCTGGTGGGGTACGCAGCGTCGAGGCACTTCATGAAAGATCCATTTCTTGGGTTCACAGACTCCCGACAATCCCCCTTCGCCACCTCTTCTGAGCATTCCTCCGAGAACGGAAGCCTGCGTTTCTCCACCCCTCCAGGGGATATGCTGGACGGCGGTCTCTCAGGGCGCAGCGGGACGGCGAGCGGAGGCAGCACGCCCCACATCAGCGGACCTGGCCCCGGCCGACCCAGTTCCAAGGAAGGACGGCGGAGCGACACGTGCGAGTACTGTGGCAAGGTCTTTAAGAACTGCAGTAACTTAACGGTGCATCGGCGGAGCCACACGGGAGAGCGGCCTTACAAATGTGAGCTCTGCAACTATGCATGCGCCCAGAGCAGTAAGCTGACGCGTCATATGAAAACACATGGCCAGATAGGGAAGGAGGTCTACCGCTGCGACATTTGTCAGATGCCCTTCAGTGTTTACAGCACCCTGGAGAAACACATGAAAAAGTGGCATGGCGAACACTTGCTGACAAATGATGTCAAAATTGAGCAGGCAGAAAGAAGCTAAGGCCCCcgctgggtttaaaaaaaaataaaaatcaggggTCTAGGTAACATTTAAATTGTACAGTTTTAACTATTGCCAACTGAGAAAAGCTGACCTAACTTGCCTCCATATACATAATTTAGCATAACTATGGCAGGTGCCAGAATTTGGCACTTAAATATAACCTGTGTCTACAAAGTTCTATTAAACCTGAGGATTGGTTAAGGCAGTAAAAATTGTGAAGCCTTTTAACTGTGCAATAATTTCTGTATTTATTgggttattttgtattttttaatttttttttttggcatgtgcaggtattttttttttaatactttccCCTCCTGTTTTAGATTTCCTTTAAAATTTTGTTGAGTATCCCATTCTAATTTTCCCCACTAGTAACCTGAGATTATTTGCATTACAGGGGGAGATACATATCAATTTAAATTATAATTTTATAGGGCCGCTGCTTTGTTGAATCTTATGCTAAGCATGTGTAATTTCTTGTGAAGAAGCcagcattttaaataataattttcttctctctcttattattattttttagccccccccccccccccccgcttttctttgagaaagaaaggaaaaggaaatcatttGAAAATTAGGAAATATAAAATAGTACCGCGGATAACAATCTTAAAAATTGTAGCACTTTCTTTTGGATTTGGATCTAATATGTAGCACTGTTGATGCCACTAAAAATAGAGGCCTTtacaattttttttgtaaaaaaaataaaatcccagaCTTCCACAGTAGAAGTTATGAAAGCTAAAAAGAAATAGGCAAATTTGTTCCCACCCCCCCTTAAAGGCAGCTATATTTATAAGAGCAATAGCAAGAGTTGTGCATTATTAGTATGGAATTCGTTCCGTTTACTAATGACTTACTTTCACCTTTCTGCCATCTTCTTTAACTTCATTACATAAAGGGAATGCAAGAGCCCTGACAGCTAGCAGCATGTGCAAATTTTAGAAAGcatggagaaagaaaaggaacctTGCTTgtcgcccccctccccgccccatgtCACTTGCTATTCTGGCCTTAAACTTTACGCACACAATAATTGAAGTTATCACTTGACGACCTGAATACATGATAATGGCTGCAACGGACCATTCTGTAGCAAATACACCAGTGCCCCTTTTGGGGGACCGAGTTTGCCACCCTAACCGCATGttagctgggagtaagccccactgaactcagcaggaccTACTTCTGTGTAGACACAGTTAGGATTGCACTCACTGCAAACGTGGTTTCGTACTGAATCTCAGTTTGTGTAGTAAGTGCACATGTGTGAACGCAGGGACATTAGTGCGCACACACTATGGCTAAAGTAATTGTTTTGATTAGGACTGGTGAATCAAATTACGGTACCTGATGAATCACATGAAACCTGCATGCTGCTTCATATGGCTAAAACAGTTGCTCTGAAGAAGAAAGCCCATGATTTTTTTGTGTGGTACATAGATGCATCACAGTGGGTGCCCATTAGAAGTGGCATTCCCTCCTctgtatgctttgcatgcaaaaggttccaggttcaatccctggtgtctccagagaGGGCTGGTCTGAAGCCTTGGAGAGCTGTCAATCATTATAGACCATGCTGAGCTCGAGGGACGACATCTTCTAATAAGGGgcagcctttccccccttttcctgtttAGAAGTGCTCTCCACTGCTTTTTTCCTGGTCACAACCGTAggaacacttacctgggagtaagcctcattgaaggCAGTGACTTATTCCTGAATTTGACCTGCGCTGCGCATATATTAAAGAGGGGGATTTAATCTAACCAATTCATTGATTAAAGGTTGACATATTGTCATATGATCAGTTTTCTCAGGGTGTATTATCTATCACATCAGGCAATTACCCGTCACATTAGGCAATTATACAACAATGGGAGATGTTAATCCTTGTTGACACACATTAAGCAGGGCACATAAACTTGCATAAGAACTTTCGCTGTGTGAACTTGAAAGAGCCCCAGTTTACTCCCAACAGCCTTTGGTAAGGAAGAGTAACAACATCTTAACCCTTGCGTCCTTCCAGTCTCCCTCTGTTGGATGCTGACTGCTTAGCTAGCGAAcaaaataataaacttttatcAAGCTGACCCCTACGGAGAGTTCCGGCCATATTTTGTCTGTTGTAGCAAAACAACAGAGATTCCTGTGCCACCataaatgtaagatatatgtttGGCTTCAAGGTGCTAGAAGACTCAAGTTTTTACATCAACAGGATGTATAGAAACCCAGTTTAAAATAATGATGTCGGGTCCAAATTCCCACCACAAATGGGACCAGCCACACATAAGCCCATCCCAAGCAACCCATAAAATCCACACCCCAGTGCCCCATTAAGCAGTAAGTAAATGGAAGTGATTCTTGAAGAGCAGATAGCTCCAGATGACTCAGCTAAGTGAGCCAAGCTATATACTTCCCTAGGCTTGTTGGACATTGGGACCTGATGGGAACTTTTTCCCTACTCCAGATACCAGGTATTTTAGCCCCCTGGGCTACGATGTTCCTGAAAACAGTTCCCAGCACTATGGCGACACCCAACTCCCAATATTTATTTGAGCAACTCATGGGTTTACATTATATTTACATTACTCATgttctatgtttttattttattatttattgaattgataTACCACCCTACACccccaggtctcagggtggttcacagaataaaatcagaatataaaaccacaaagtacataatcaaaataaaaacgacaacaacccaataacgccACCCCCTTGATTGTAATATGGAGCTAGAAATAGGAGGGCCGAACTTGCTGCCCCAATCATCATGTCCCCTGCTGGCTGAATCCCTTCTCCGCCATCTATAAACTGGGGAAATATCTTTAGAAGTGAGCATATTCTACACACCCAGTTTCACTTGATCATCTTGAGTTCTAAAACATGGGACAGTCGTGGCATGTGGTGTAGGATCCCCTGTACAGACATACCCCAGCACATGGACATAGAGAGGCAGAGACCTAATGGGGATGTGAGATGGCCCCATTCTGTTCCCTCCCCACAGTCACAGCTATGTGGATGATAACTTCCAAATAGGGCTAATCTTTTACATGGGTTTGTCTTTAAAATGGCAGCTGATTTAAAAATGAGAGTACTTGTTCCCTAATTTTGACGCGTCCGATATTCAAGAAATATTCAATATTCAAGTACTATAACGCTCCCATGGTTGCCGTACTGTTTCTAAAGGCAAGACCAGTGCAGACCACCAGCTACTTCCGGTGGTCCACCACTGGTGTTTGCCTCGGGTCTGAAGATGGCAATTCTCATGCACCAGATCTCCCGGGTCAAGTTGGCTTGGTGAATCACTGCTTGTACACTCTGTTTCACATTCAGTATACCACACAGAGACAAATACACAAGGTTGCTCACCACAATTATGGAAATGCTTGTAAGGAATATCTGTACTTAAGACTGGGATctgaataaaacacacacacacacacactcctgcatATTTGCGCACCCCATGACACCAATTTGTGCAATATTGTACAAATACGATTTGCTTACTTCACAGTGGTTTCCTTACACAGTGGTTTCCTTCCTGGCTTTTGCCTAAGACTTCTGTATAAACTGTGCTCTCTAGCAAAAAGCAACAGTTATAGTTACAGCTGTTATTCAAGAGCCGAGTGCTAGCCTAGACTGCGAGGCATTTTGCCAGGGAAATGAAAATATTGTCTCGTATAATGCACAATTATGTTATTGTAAAGTAAATAGGCCAAATGCTCCCTTTTAGAATAGTGCCATTAAAGTAACGTGTAAGTATTGACGAAGCGTCTCTATAGTCAAGGTTTTGAGGGTTGCAACCTTTTAAAGGGTACTGAAATAAAAAGGTGCGTAAATTAAAAACTCCCTACATTTGGAAGTGCACGATTTGAGTTCCATAAAgcaggtttgttttgtttctggttttgttttgttttttaaaaaaacatcttcaTTATTCATTGAATTATAAAAACTAAATTAAAAGCCGTGACGTCCCGTTTTTCTATGGATAGATTTTTGGGTAATTTAGCACTGGGGAAGGATCCATAATTGTAAACCAATTTGCCCACAGTCTTAAACTCCAGTCACACACTGTACTTCGTTTAGGGTTACTGGATGTGCTTTGTTTATGCTAAATCTCATATTCCAGTAGGTAATATCTCACATAGAACAGAAAATAAGGACCCTCACTGGGAACACTAAAAGCCCTTTGGAAGTTACTGTAGGTGCCAGATCAGTCCTATTTGAAGCTCTTGGCTCAGCCTTTTCATTCTGAACTTTCTTAAGGCAAATGATTAGATTAATCCCTTGATGGGGACAATGAGGTCAGGGGGAAGGCACCTACAGACCTATAGCTTGGTGTATTTGTTTGGTTGAAAGAGTAGGAACCCATTTAGGCAAAAATATTAAATAACCtgctcttctcttcttttctgtttttttaaaatcattttcaaGTGTGGCTATCCAGGGAAGATAGACAGTTACCAGAGGAGACTCAGCCTCCTTTATGCCTTTTACCTGCTCACAAGTCAGATTTTGTATGTTGCCTTGACCGCAGAATCTAAGTTGCATTTTTCTTTACTT
The Podarcis muralis chromosome 1, rPodMur119.hap1.1, whole genome shotgun sequence DNA segment above includes these coding regions:
- the BCL11B gene encoding B-cell lymphoma/leukemia 11B isoform X2; protein product: MSRRKQGNPQHLSQREIITPEADHVETAIAHEDETLAIGDPVGLGLATGGADPDLLTCGQCQMNFPLGDILVFIEHKRKQCNGIGGSCYEKNLDKSSPPPPSRSELRKVSEPVEIGIQVTPDEEDRLLTPKGICPKLENVAGPSRPAKLPAASITASSHPHTSVIATPPLHRALTSFPPCLSLPCCGERAVSVGGSQTETGTFGCHCQLSGKDEPSSYICTTCKHPFNSAWFLLQHAQNTHGFRIYLETSPSNSSLTPRITIPPPLGPETVAQSPLMNFLGDNNPFSLLRMTGPILRDHPGFGEGRLPNTPPLFSPPPRHHLDPHRLSAEEMGLVAQHPSAFDRVMRLNPMAIESPAMDFSRRLRELAGNNSTPPPVSPNRNNPMHRLLNPFQPSPKSPFLSTPPLPPMPPSSTTPPQPQAKSKSCEFCGKTFKFQSNLIVHRRSHTGEKPYKCQLCDHACSQASKLKRHMKTHMHKAGSMTGRSDDGLSATSSPEPGTSELTGEGLKSSEADFRNESDPSLGHDNEEEEEEEEEEEELENESRPESSFSMDSELSRNRENGSKSLPDEKSLVLGKVIENVSLGTIQQYSDMLAEKQKRSGFMKRSSDQRDLCPRDLCQRDTGDEDSVAGELDRTEEGTVNGRNFGPGEPFPGLFPRKPTPITSPSLNNSSKRIKIEKDLDLPPATIIPSENVYSQWLVGYAASRHFMKDPFLGFTDSRQSPFATSSEHSSENGSLRFSTPPGDMLDGGLSGRSGTASGGSTPHISGPGPGRPSSKEGRRSDTCEYCGKVFKNCSNLTVHRRSHTGERPYKCELCNYACAQSSKLTRHMKTHGQIGKEVYRCDICQMPFSVYSTLEKHMKKWHGEHLLTNDVKIEQAERS
- the BCL11B gene encoding B-cell lymphoma/leukemia 11B isoform X7, which encodes MSRRKQGNPQHLSQREIITQADHVETAIAHEDETLAIGDPVGLGLATGGADPDLLTCGQCQMNFPLGDILVFIEHKRKQCNGIGGSCYEKNLDKSSPPPPSRSELRKVSEPVEIGIQVTPDEEDRLLTPKGICPKLENVAGKDEPSSYICTTCKHPFNSAWFLLQHAQNTHGFRIYLETSPSNSSLTPRITIPPPLGPETVAQSPLMNFLGDNNPFSLLRMTGPILRDHPGFGEGRLPNTPPLFSPPPRHHLDPHRLSAEEMGLVAQHPSAFDRVMRLNPMAIESPAMDFSRRLRELAGNNSTPPPVSPNRNNPMHRLLNPFQPSPKSPFLSTPPLPPMPPSSTTPPQPQAKSKSCEFCGKTFKFQSNLIVHRRSHTGEKPYKCQLCDHACSQASKLKRHMKTHMHKAGSMTGRSDDGLSATSSPEPGTSELTGEGLKSSEADFRNESDPSLGHDNEEEEEEEEEEEELENESRPESSFSMDSELSRNRENGSKSLPDEKSLVLGKVIENVSLGTIQQYSDMLAEKQKRSGFMKRSSDQRDLCPRDLCQRDTGDEDSVAGELDRTEEGTVNGRNFGPGEPFPGLFPRKPTPITSPSLNNSSKRIKIEKDLDLPPATIIPSENVYSQWLVGYAASRHFMKDPFLGFTDSRQSPFATSSEHSSENGSLRFSTPPGDMLDGGLSGRSGTASGGSTPHISGPGPGRPSSKEGRRSDTCEYCGKVFKNCSNLTVHRRSHTGERPYKCELCNYACAQSSKLTRHMKTHGQIGKEVYRCDICQMPFSVYSTLEKHMKKWHGEHLLTNDVKIEQAERS
- the BCL11B gene encoding B-cell lymphoma/leukemia 11B isoform X6, with translation MSRRKQGNPQHLSQREIITPEADHVETAIAHEDETLAIGDPVGLGLATGGADPDLLTCGQCQMNFPLGDILVFIEHKRKQCNGIGGSCYEKNLDKSSPPPPSRSELRKVSEPVEIGIQVTPDEEDRLLTPKGICPKLENVAGKDEPSSYICTTCKHPFNSAWFLLQHAQNTHGFRIYLETSPSNSSLTPRITIPPPLGPETVAQSPLMNFLGDNNPFSLLRMTGPILRDHPGFGEGRLPNTPPLFSPPPRHHLDPHRLSAEEMGLVAQHPSAFDRVMRLNPMAIESPAMDFSRRLRELAGNNSTPPPVSPNRNNPMHRLLNPFQPSPKSPFLSTPPLPPMPPSSTTPPQPQAKSKSCEFCGKTFKFQSNLIVHRRSHTGEKPYKCQLCDHACSQASKLKRHMKTHMHKAGSMTGRSDDGLSATSSPEPGTSELTGEGLKSSEADFRNESDPSLGHDNEEEEEEEEEEEELENESRPESSFSMDSELSRNRENGSKSLPDEKSLVLGKVIENVSLGTIQQYSDMLAEKQKRSGFMKRSSDQRDLCPRDLCQRDTGDEDSVAGELDRTEEGTVNGRNFGPGEPFPGLFPRKPTPITSPSLNNSSKRIKIEKDLDLPPATIIPSENVYSQWLVGYAASRHFMKDPFLGFTDSRQSPFATSSEHSSENGSLRFSTPPGDMLDGGLSGRSGTASGGSTPHISGPGPGRPSSKEGRRSDTCEYCGKVFKNCSNLTVHRRSHTGERPYKCELCNYACAQSSKLTRHMKTHGQIGKEVYRCDICQMPFSVYSTLEKHMKKWHGEHLLTNDVKIEQAERS
- the BCL11B gene encoding B-cell lymphoma/leukemia 11B isoform X3, whose translation is MSRRKQGNPQHLSQREIITQADHVETAIAHEDETLAIGDPVGLGLATGGADPDLLTCGQCQMNFPLGDILVFIEHKRKQCNGIGGSCYEKNLDKSSPPPPSRSELRKVSEPVEIGIQVTPDEEDRLLTPKGICPKLENVAGPSRPAKLPAASITASSHPHTSVIATPPLHRALTSFPPCLSLPCCGERAVSVGGSQTETGTFGCHCQLSGKDEPSSYICTTCKHPFNSAWFLLQHAQNTHGFRIYLETSPSNSSLTPRITIPPPLGPETVAQSPLMNFLGDNNPFSLLRMTGPILRDHPGFGEGRLPNTPPLFSPPPRHHLDPHRLSAEEMGLVAQHPSAFDRVMRLNPMAIESPAMDFSRRLRELAGNNSTPPPVSPNRNNPMHRLLNPFQPSPKSPFLSTPPLPPMPPSSTTPPQPQAKSKSCEFCGKTFKFQSNLIVHRRSHTGEKPYKCQLCDHACSQASKLKRHMKTHMHKAGSMTGRSDDGLSATSSPEPGTSELTGEGLKSSEADFRNESDPSLGHDNEEEEEEEEEEEELENESRPESSFSMDSELSRNRENGSKSLPDEKSLVLGKVIENVSLGTIQQYSDMLAEKQKRSGFMKRSSDQRDLCPRDLCQRDTGDEDSVAGELDRTEEGTVNGRNFGPGEPFPGLFPRKPTPITSPSLNNSSKRIKIEKDLDLPPATIIPSENVYSQWLVGYAASRHFMKDPFLGFTDSRQSPFATSSEHSSENGSLRFSTPPGDMLDGGLSGRSGTASGGSTPHISGPGPGRPSSKEGRRSDTCEYCGKVFKNCSNLTVHRRSHTGERPYKCELCNYACAQSSKLTRHMKTHGQIGKEVYRCDICQMPFSVYSTLEKHMKKWHGEHLLTNDVKIEQAERS
- the BCL11B gene encoding B-cell lymphoma/leukemia 11B isoform X1; its protein translation is MQGAPGRPAMERRGRSGEPGEAEAARGRRAEADHVETAIAHEDETLAIGDPVGLGLATGGADPDLLTCGQCQMNFPLGDILVFIEHKRKQCNGIGGSCYEKNLDKSSPPPPSRSELRKVSEPVEIGIQVTPDEEDRLLTPKGICPKLENVAGPSRPAKLPAASITASSHPHTSVIATPPLHRALTSFPPCLSLPCCGERAVSVGGSQTETGTFGCHCQLSGKDEPSSYICTTCKHPFNSAWFLLQHAQNTHGFRIYLETSPSNSSLTPRITIPPPLGPETVAQSPLMNFLGDNNPFSLLRMTGPILRDHPGFGEGRLPNTPPLFSPPPRHHLDPHRLSAEEMGLVAQHPSAFDRVMRLNPMAIESPAMDFSRRLRELAGNNSTPPPVSPNRNNPMHRLLNPFQPSPKSPFLSTPPLPPMPPSSTTPPQPQAKSKSCEFCGKTFKFQSNLIVHRRSHTGEKPYKCQLCDHACSQASKLKRHMKTHMHKAGSMTGRSDDGLSATSSPEPGTSELTGEGLKSSEADFRNESDPSLGHDNEEEEEEEEEEEELENESRPESSFSMDSELSRNRENGSKSLPDEKSLVLGKVIENVSLGTIQQYSDMLAEKQKRSGFMKRSSDQRDLCPRDLCQRDTGDEDSVAGELDRTEEGTVNGRNFGPGEPFPGLFPRKPTPITSPSLNNSSKRIKIEKDLDLPPATIIPSENVYSQWLVGYAASRHFMKDPFLGFTDSRQSPFATSSEHSSENGSLRFSTPPGDMLDGGLSGRSGTASGGSTPHISGPGPGRPSSKEGRRSDTCEYCGKVFKNCSNLTVHRRSHTGERPYKCELCNYACAQSSKLTRHMKTHGQIGKEVYRCDICQMPFSVYSTLEKHMKKWHGEHLLTNDVKIEQAERS
- the BCL11B gene encoding B-cell lymphoma/leukemia 11B isoform X4 yields the protein MQGAPGRPAMERRGRSGEPGEAEAARGRRAEADHVETAIAHEDETLAIGDPVGLGLATGGADPDLLTCGQCQMNFPLGDILVFIEHKRKQCNGIGGSCYEKNLDKSSPPPPSRSELRKVSEPVEIGIQVTPDEEDRLLTPKGICPKLENVAGKDEPSSYICTTCKHPFNSAWFLLQHAQNTHGFRIYLETSPSNSSLTPRITIPPPLGPETVAQSPLMNFLGDNNPFSLLRMTGPILRDHPGFGEGRLPNTPPLFSPPPRHHLDPHRLSAEEMGLVAQHPSAFDRVMRLNPMAIESPAMDFSRRLRELAGNNSTPPPVSPNRNNPMHRLLNPFQPSPKSPFLSTPPLPPMPPSSTTPPQPQAKSKSCEFCGKTFKFQSNLIVHRRSHTGEKPYKCQLCDHACSQASKLKRHMKTHMHKAGSMTGRSDDGLSATSSPEPGTSELTGEGLKSSEADFRNESDPSLGHDNEEEEEEEEEEEELENESRPESSFSMDSELSRNRENGSKSLPDEKSLVLGKVIENVSLGTIQQYSDMLAEKQKRSGFMKRSSDQRDLCPRDLCQRDTGDEDSVAGELDRTEEGTVNGRNFGPGEPFPGLFPRKPTPITSPSLNNSSKRIKIEKDLDLPPATIIPSENVYSQWLVGYAASRHFMKDPFLGFTDSRQSPFATSSEHSSENGSLRFSTPPGDMLDGGLSGRSGTASGGSTPHISGPGPGRPSSKEGRRSDTCEYCGKVFKNCSNLTVHRRSHTGERPYKCELCNYACAQSSKLTRHMKTHGQIGKEVYRCDICQMPFSVYSTLEKHMKKWHGEHLLTNDVKIEQAERS
- the BCL11B gene encoding B-cell lymphoma/leukemia 11B isoform X8 — translated: MKVACLCKSKTGPCPGKDEPSSYICTTCKHPFNSAWFLLQHAQNTHGFRIYLETSPSNSSLTPRITIPPPLGPETVAQSPLMNFLGDNNPFSLLRMTGPILRDHPGFGEGRLPNTPPLFSPPPRHHLDPHRLSAEEMGLVAQHPSAFDRVMRLNPMAIESPAMDFSRRLRELAGNNSTPPPVSPNRNNPMHRLLNPFQPSPKSPFLSTPPLPPMPPSSTTPPQPQAKSKSCEFCGKTFKFQSNLIVHRRSHTGEKPYKCQLCDHACSQASKLKRHMKTHMHKAGSMTGRSDDGLSATSSPEPGTSELTGEGLKSSEADFRNESDPSLGHDNEEEEEEEEEEEELENESRPESSFSMDSELSRNRENGSKSLPDEKSLVLGKVIENVSLGTIQQYSDMLAEKQKRSGFMKRSSDQRDLCPRDLCQRDTGDEDSVAGELDRTEEGTVNGRNFGPGEPFPGLFPRKPTPITSPSLNNSSKRIKIEKDLDLPPATIIPSENVYSQWLVGYAASRHFMKDPFLGFTDSRQSPFATSSEHSSENGSLRFSTPPGDMLDGGLSGRSGTASGGSTPHISGPGPGRPSSKEGRRSDTCEYCGKVFKNCSNLTVHRRSHTGERPYKCELCNYACAQSSKLTRHMKTHGQIGKEVYRCDICQMPFSVYSTLEKHMKKWHGEHLLTNDVKIEQAERS